One Pseudomonas abieticivorans genomic region harbors:
- a CDS encoding MipA/OmpV family protein, protein MMLLLALSGWAQADDLKGEAGLGLSYQPRDPSASRYETKPMPYLDLSWNDFTLDSDEGLSWNAIKGTGWSAGPFINYVDGRTANGPLRGLRDVSSMAQVGGFVQYSPEEWWRVFAQVGRAVGGANGQGGMLGRVGGELDYPVGFGMFGSTGLQAHFADQRQSQTFFGVSREESQASGIGEYHAAGGLQSWNLSQGVEVPLGPHWSLLGNVSWIHLENSAAGSTLVKDKGRVNQGEAQTAVAYKF, encoded by the coding sequence ATGATGCTGCTGCTGGCCTTGAGCGGCTGGGCGCAGGCCGATGACCTGAAGGGCGAGGCAGGGCTTGGGCTGTCCTACCAACCGCGCGACCCCAGTGCCAGCCGCTACGAAACCAAACCCATGCCGTACCTGGACCTGAGCTGGAATGACTTCACGCTGGACTCGGACGAGGGCCTGTCGTGGAACGCAATCAAGGGCACGGGCTGGAGTGCCGGGCCGTTTATCAACTACGTGGATGGGCGCACGGCCAATGGCCCGTTGCGTGGCCTGCGCGATGTGTCGAGCATGGCCCAGGTTGGGGGCTTCGTGCAGTACAGCCCTGAAGAGTGGTGGCGGGTGTTTGCCCAGGTCGGCCGGGCGGTCGGCGGTGCCAACGGCCAGGGCGGCATGCTCGGCCGGGTGGGTGGCGAACTGGATTACCCGGTGGGTTTCGGGATGTTTGGCAGCACGGGGTTGCAGGCGCACTTTGCCGACCAGCGCCAGAGCCAAACGTTTTTTGGCGTGAGCCGCGAAGAGTCACAGGCCTCGGGGATCGGCGAGTATCACGCCGCTGGCGGGTTGCAAAGCTGGAACCTCAGCCAGGGCGTGGAAGTGCCCTTGGGGCCGCATTGGTCGCTGTTGGGCAACGTGAGTTGGATACACCTGGAAAACTCGGCGGCGGGCAGCACGCTGGTCAAGGACAAGGGCCGGGTGAACCAGGGTGAGGCGCAGACGGCGGTGGCGTATAAGTTTTAA
- a CDS encoding MtnX-like HAD-IB family phosphatase — protein sequence MMQWHIVCDFDGTITPSDVIDNVLQRFADPSWETIEQQWLAGEIGSRECLSRQLSLVKATPAQLLEYFDSVTIDPAFPAFVEQVLERGATLDVVSDGLEQAIARILSRNGSPLLPIIANQLRQVDQHSWRIVFPHASDACRAASGNCKCKSSPGPQKSNKRILVIGDGKSDMCVAGSADFVFAKGSLAAHCERNGIAHARFESFAELPALLAALPQHNSAPAPLPTSEQQERFHHV from the coding sequence ATGATGCAATGGCATATCGTGTGCGATTTCGATGGGACCATCACCCCCAGCGATGTCATCGACAACGTCCTCCAGCGGTTCGCCGACCCCAGCTGGGAAACCATTGAACAGCAATGGCTGGCCGGCGAGATCGGCTCGCGTGAATGCCTGAGCCGTCAGCTGTCGCTGGTCAAGGCCACGCCTGCGCAACTGCTCGAGTACTTCGACAGCGTCACCATCGACCCGGCCTTCCCGGCCTTCGTCGAGCAGGTGCTGGAGCGCGGCGCCACCCTGGACGTGGTCAGCGACGGCCTGGAGCAGGCCATCGCCCGCATCCTGTCGCGCAACGGCAGCCCACTGCTGCCGATCATCGCCAACCAGCTGCGCCAGGTCGACCAACACAGCTGGCGCATCGTGTTCCCCCACGCCAGCGACGCCTGCCGCGCGGCCTCCGGCAACTGCAAATGCAAGTCCAGCCCCGGCCCGCAAAAAAGCAACAAACGCATCCTGGTGATCGGTGACGGCAAGTCCGACATGTGCGTGGCCGGCAGCGCCGATTTCGTGTTTGCAAAGGGCAGCCTGGCCGCCCACTGCGAACGCAATGGCATCGCCCACGCCCGCTTCGAATCCTTCGCCGAGCTGCCCGCACTGCTGGCCGCCCTGCCGCAACACAACAGCGCCCCGGCGCCACTCCCTACTTCAGAACAGCAGGAACGTTTCCACCATGTCTAA
- a CDS encoding aspartate aminotransferase family protein yields the protein MSNTPRITSEEDQILLDKEARYCSFGDTVHYIEPPRIFSRCEGSYVYDTNDQAYLDLQMWYSAVNFGYANPRLNNALKQQIDTLPQIASQYLHKGKIELSEMIAVDAKKKFGLDGRVHFNVGGSQSIEDSLKVVRNASNGKSMMFAFEGGYHGRTLGASSITSSYRYRRRYGHFGERAQFIPFPYHFRGPKGMSKEEYGSYCVKQFARLFETEYNGVWDPKVGQCEYAAFYVEPIQGTGGYVIPPMNFYSELKQVLDQHGILMVVDEIQMGFYRTGKLWSIEHFDVKPDVLVFGKALTNGLNPLGGIWAREELINPKIFPPGSTHSTFASNPLGTAVGLEMFKMTSEVDYGAMVMAKGKYFLAGLQDLQKRYKIIGDVDGLGLALRMEICGEDGFTPDKAKLDEMVEEGMKGDIEIDGKRLGLILDVGGYYKNVITLAPSLEISYPEIDLAIALLDRLLHRVTKK from the coding sequence ATGTCTAACACGCCGCGTATCACCAGCGAAGAAGATCAGATTCTGCTCGACAAGGAAGCACGCTACTGCTCCTTTGGCGACACTGTTCACTACATCGAACCACCGCGCATTTTCAGCCGCTGCGAAGGCAGCTACGTTTACGACACCAACGACCAGGCCTACCTCGACCTGCAGATGTGGTACTCGGCCGTGAACTTCGGCTACGCCAACCCGCGCCTGAACAACGCTCTGAAGCAACAGATCGACACCCTGCCGCAAATCGCCAGCCAGTACCTGCACAAGGGCAAGATCGAGCTGTCGGAAATGATCGCGGTCGACGCCAAGAAAAAATTCGGCCTGGACGGTCGCGTGCACTTCAACGTCGGCGGCTCGCAGTCCATCGAAGACTCGCTCAAAGTGGTGCGTAACGCCTCCAACGGCAAAAGCATGATGTTCGCCTTCGAAGGCGGCTACCACGGCCGTACCCTGGGCGCGTCCTCGATCACCTCCAGCTACCGCTACCGTCGCCGCTACGGCCACTTCGGCGAGCGCGCGCAGTTCATCCCGTTCCCCTACCACTTCCGCGGCCCCAAAGGCATGAGCAAGGAAGAGTACGGCAGCTACTGCGTGAAACAATTCGCCCGCCTGTTCGAGACCGAATACAACGGCGTGTGGGACCCGAAAGTCGGCCAGTGCGAATACGCCGCCTTCTATGTGGAACCGATCCAGGGCACCGGCGGCTACGTGATCCCGCCGATGAACTTCTACAGCGAGCTCAAGCAGGTCCTGGACCAGCACGGCATCCTGATGGTGGTCGACGAAATCCAGATGGGTTTCTACCGCACCGGCAAACTGTGGTCCATCGAGCACTTCGACGTGAAACCCGACGTGCTGGTGTTCGGCAAGGCACTGACCAATGGCCTGAACCCACTGGGCGGCATCTGGGCCCGTGAAGAGCTGATCAACCCGAAGATCTTCCCACCAGGTTCCACCCACTCCACCTTCGCCTCCAACCCGCTGGGCACTGCCGTGGGCCTGGAAATGTTCAAGATGACCAGCGAAGTGGACTACGGCGCCATGGTCATGGCCAAGGGCAAATACTTCCTGGCCGGCCTGCAGGATTTGCAGAAGCGCTACAAGATCATCGGCGACGTCGACGGCCTGGGCCTGGCCCTGCGCATGGAAATCTGCGGCGAAGACGGCTTCACCCCGGACAAGGCCAAGCTCGATGAAATGGTCGAGGAAGGCATGAAGGGCGACATCGAGATCGACGGCAAGCGCCTGGGCCTGATCCTGGACGTGGGCGGCTACTACAAGAACGTGATCACCTTGGCGCCGTCGCTGGAAATCAGCTACCCGGAAATCGACCTGGCAATCGCCTTGCTTGATCGCCTGCTGCATCGGGTCACTAAAAAGTGA
- a CDS encoding alpha/beta hydrolase: MGAGEAGFILGTGPVAVLLIHGLTGTPTELRRVAQGLAQRGCTVYVPTLAGHCGDNADLQATGWEDWYASALAAFEGIRRQHAQVFVGGLSMGAVMSMHLAAQRPGEVAGLLLYSTTLRYDGWNMPWVARLTPLIMAVPFGVHLCRFNEKPPYGIKNPRLRSIVEKQMMAGESSNAGLLTMSGTSVRELHRLVAVVKRGMPKVNAPALVLHSSEDDITSRWNADYIERHLGAPVTKVLLDNCYHMITVDLQYREVVNLSADFIDGFIEQRAQA; this comes from the coding sequence ATGGGTGCCGGTGAAGCAGGCTTTATCCTCGGTACCGGCCCCGTGGCCGTGCTGTTGATACATGGCCTGACCGGCACGCCTACCGAACTGCGGCGTGTTGCCCAAGGCCTGGCCCAGCGGGGGTGCACGGTGTACGTGCCCACCCTGGCCGGGCACTGCGGCGACAACGCCGACTTGCAAGCCACCGGCTGGGAAGACTGGTACGCCAGTGCCCTGGCGGCGTTCGAGGGCATCCGCCGCCAGCACGCCCAGGTATTCGTGGGCGGGCTGTCGATGGGCGCGGTGATGTCCATGCACCTAGCCGCGCAACGGCCGGGTGAAGTGGCGGGGTTGTTGTTGTACTCGACCACCCTGCGCTACGACGGCTGGAACATGCCGTGGGTGGCCCGCCTGACACCGTTGATCATGGCGGTGCCGTTTGGCGTGCACCTGTGCCGGTTCAACGAAAAGCCGCCCTATGGCATCAAGAACCCGCGCCTGCGCAGCATCGTCGAGAAACAGATGATGGCCGGTGAAAGCAGCAACGCAGGCCTGTTGACCATGTCCGGTACCAGCGTGCGCGAGCTGCATCGCCTGGTGGCGGTGGTCAAGCGCGGCATGCCGAAGGTCAACGCCCCGGCACTGGTGCTGCACTCCAGTGAAGATGACATCACCAGCCGCTGGAATGCCGACTACATTGAACGGCACCTGGGCGCGCCGGTGACAAAAGTGCTGCTCGACAACTGCTACCACATGATCACCGTGGACCTGCAATACCGCGAGGTGGTCAACCTGAGTGCCGACTTTATTGACGGCTTCATAGAACAACGCGCACAGGCATAA
- a CDS encoding sensor histidine kinase, whose translation MTRPPAPKVTPQGFRLSRWSLQRRLVLAFWLVSVIPTMIAAELAATTLSEIFDSNVRIWLRESTKIVEDEISEILRDNARVAQLFLRHAQPDALISAKNDALTADIADAMGIDVVALVRDRDHKVMYSTVPDDVTRQISLAPNAVLQTLQNGGTPTGTVVSTFATQQQGEDYQLVVATYLDNSFLTSVADVHSLDLRLYLSTGQAFSEVFSSQRFEDHPPQLPPDIERTMRDTKEPTEQFTNRYSGVYRPLLNDKGDLQGVVFSGLLRHNSLMGLVNQTNLFMLIFLLGSALSLGVGSLVSRRLTKPLRALSEGVRAVTAGDYSQQIAVVGSDELAELSATFNHMTAGLRELQHLEAQLRRRDRLHTLGEVAMGLAHEIRNPLGIIKTATQLLHRRAALPETDMRHLEYVISEVTRINELITEFLEFAKPAPPQRTLMPARPLLEELLGFCAPELATHQILAHINDQAPGAMLYADGSQLKQACLNLILNAIDAMPHGGKLNLGISSLGPTTLISVADNGEGIAPELMERIFTPFVTTKASGTGLGLAKVFSIVENHDGRVECLSTPGAGATFNLYMPAREGEHA comes from the coding sequence ATGACCCGCCCTCCCGCCCCAAAGGTCACCCCGCAAGGTTTTCGACTGTCGCGCTGGAGCCTGCAACGCCGCCTGGTGCTGGCGTTCTGGCTGGTCAGCGTGATCCCGACCATGATTGCCGCGGAACTGGCGGCCACCACGCTTTCGGAAATTTTCGACAGCAACGTGCGCATCTGGCTGCGCGAGTCGACCAAGATCGTCGAGGACGAGATCAGCGAAATCCTGCGCGACAACGCCCGGGTCGCCCAACTGTTTTTGCGCCATGCCCAACCCGACGCGTTGATCTCGGCCAAGAATGACGCGCTGACCGCCGACATCGCCGACGCCATGGGCATCGACGTGGTGGCGCTGGTACGTGACCGGGACCACAAGGTGATGTACTCCACCGTGCCGGACGACGTGACCCGGCAGATCAGCCTGGCCCCCAACGCAGTGCTGCAAACCCTGCAAAACGGCGGCACGCCGACGGGCACGGTGGTGTCCACCTTCGCCACCCAGCAGCAAGGCGAAGACTACCAACTGGTGGTGGCCACCTACCTGGACAACAGCTTCCTGACCAGCGTGGCAGACGTGCACTCGCTGGACTTGCGCCTGTACCTGTCCACCGGCCAGGCGTTCTCCGAGGTGTTTTCCAGCCAGCGCTTCGAAGACCACCCGCCGCAATTGCCGCCCGACATCGAACGCACCATGCGTGACACCAAGGAGCCAACCGAGCAGTTCACCAACCGCTACAGCGGCGTGTACCGGCCGTTGCTCAATGACAAGGGCGACCTGCAAGGCGTGGTGTTCAGCGGCCTGCTGCGGCACAACAGCCTGATGGGCCTGGTTAACCAGACCAACCTGTTCATGCTGATTTTCCTGCTGGGCTCGGCACTCTCGCTGGGGGTCGGCTCGCTGGTGTCGCGCCGGCTGACCAAGCCGCTGCGGGCCCTGTCCGAAGGCGTACGGGCGGTGACTGCCGGCGACTACAGCCAGCAAATAGCGGTGGTAGGCAGCGATGAGTTGGCAGAGCTGAGCGCCACCTTCAACCACATGACCGCCGGCTTGCGCGAACTACAGCACCTGGAGGCGCAGTTGCGCCGCCGTGATCGGCTGCACACCTTGGGCGAAGTGGCGATGGGCCTGGCCCACGAGATCCGCAACCCGCTGGGCATCATCAAGACCGCGACGCAGCTGCTGCACCGCCGCGCGGCGCTGCCGGAAACCGACATGCGCCACCTGGAATACGTGATTTCCGAGGTCACCCGCATCAATGAGTTGATCACCGAGTTCCTCGAGTTTGCCAAGCCTGCCCCGCCGCAGCGCACCCTGATGCCGGCGCGGCCCTTGCTGGAAGAGCTGCTGGGCTTTTGTGCCCCGGAGCTGGCTACCCACCAGATCCTCGCGCACATTAACGACCAGGCGCCCGGCGCCATGCTCTATGCCGACGGCAGCCAGTTGAAGCAGGCCTGCCTGAACCTGATCCTCAATGCCATCGACGCCATGCCCCATGGCGGCAAGCTCAACCTGGGCATCAGCAGCCTGGGGCCAACCACGCTGATCAGCGTGGCCGACAACGGCGAAGGCATCGCCCCCGAGCTGATGGAGCGTATCTTTACCCCCTTCGTCACCACCAAGGCCTCGGGCACCGGCCTTGGGCTTGCCAAAGTGTTCTCGATCGTGGAAAACCACGATGGACGGGTAGAGTGCCTGAGCACCCCCGGTGCCGGCGCCACCTTCAACCTTTACATGCCAGCCCGCGAAGGAGAGCACGCATGA
- a CDS encoding sigma-54-dependent transcriptional regulator, which yields MSHTVLVVDDEPKLCDLLVSALSSDSVQVLSAGNGLQALALLDKEAVDLVISDWRMPGMDGPQLLAEIKLRFPQIPVIVMTAYSTVKNAVQSMRNGAFDYIAKPFDIDELDITVHKALQFRDIVRDNARLRAELDEHQQFDNLVGDSAAFKRVLQAVDSVRESNATILLTGESGTGKEMVARAIHKHGNRAAQPFVAVNCAAIPEGLLESEMFGHRKGAFTGALSDRIGRFQQADKGTLFLDEIGDMPLALQAKILRALQERVIEPVGDGRERKVDVRVIAATHRNLLDAVANKEFREDLYYRLNVFPIPLPALRERAEDIAPLARHFAHSLGLAAGKRITGFSAQALQSMANYPWPGNIRELQNCVERATIVAKGSTIEAGDLPGYLLDRPADSDLPVSGVPEDLDGALALAEKNWILAALQQTNGVQAAAAQLLGVSERSLWYRLKKLQIQVDKIAR from the coding sequence ATGAGCCATACCGTGCTGGTGGTCGACGACGAACCGAAACTCTGCGACCTGCTGGTCTCGGCCCTGAGCAGCGACAGCGTGCAGGTGCTCAGCGCTGGCAATGGCCTGCAAGCCTTGGCGCTGCTGGACAAGGAAGCGGTGGACCTGGTGATCAGTGACTGGCGCATGCCCGGCATGGACGGGCCGCAACTGCTGGCCGAGATCAAGCTGCGTTTCCCGCAGATCCCGGTGATCGTGATGACCGCCTACAGCACGGTGAAAAACGCCGTGCAGTCGATGCGCAACGGCGCCTTCGATTACATCGCCAAGCCGTTCGACATCGACGAGCTGGACATCACCGTGCACAAGGCCCTGCAGTTTCGCGACATCGTGCGCGACAACGCGCGCCTGCGCGCCGAGCTCGACGAACACCAGCAGTTCGACAACCTGGTGGGCGACAGCGCAGCCTTCAAGCGCGTGCTGCAGGCTGTGGATTCGGTGCGCGAAAGCAACGCCACCATCCTGCTGACCGGCGAGAGCGGCACCGGCAAGGAAATGGTCGCCCGCGCCATCCACAAACACGGCAACCGCGCCGCCCAACCGTTCGTGGCGGTCAACTGCGCGGCCATCCCCGAAGGCTTGCTGGAAAGCGAGATGTTCGGCCACCGCAAGGGCGCCTTCACGGGTGCGCTCAGTGATCGCATCGGGCGCTTCCAGCAGGCCGACAAAGGCACGCTGTTCCTCGATGAAATCGGCGACATGCCGCTGGCCTTGCAGGCGAAGATATTGCGCGCCTTGCAGGAGCGGGTGATCGAGCCGGTGGGTGATGGCCGCGAGCGCAAGGTGGACGTGCGGGTAATCGCCGCCACCCACCGCAACCTGCTGGACGCGGTGGCCAACAAAGAGTTTCGCGAAGACCTGTACTACCGCCTGAACGTGTTCCCCATCCCCCTGCCCGCCTTGCGCGAGCGGGCCGAAGACATTGCCCCGCTGGCCCGGCATTTTGCCCACAGCCTGGGCTTGGCCGCCGGCAAACGCATCACCGGTTTCAGCGCCCAGGCCTTGCAGAGCATGGCCAATTACCCGTGGCCGGGCAACATTCGCGAACTGCAGAACTGCGTGGAGCGGGCGACCATCGTGGCCAAGGGCAGCACCATCGAGGCGGGCGACTTGCCCGGCTACTTGCTGGATCGGCCTGCCGACAGCGACCTGCCGGTGAGCGGCGTGCCTGAAGACCTGGATGGCGCCCTGGCGCTGGCCGAAAAGAATTGGATTCTGGCGGCCTTGCAGCAAACCAATGGCGTGCAAGCGGCGGCGGCGCAGTTGTTGGGCGTTTCCGAACGCAGTTTATGGTATCGGTTGAAGAAGTTGCAGATCCAGGTGGACAAGATCGCACGTTAA
- a CDS encoding alpha/beta fold hydrolase, with protein sequence MRLFILLAALLCGLPVFAASQCDANVPTEHAQLSDVNLAYQSIGRATDPALLLVMGLGGQLIHWPDEVVVALCEQGFRVIRYDNRDVGLSTWTQPPTSANLTFEVLRYKLGLPVSAPYSLTDMAQDGLGLMDALHVQRFHVLGASMGGMIAQHLADMAPRRVESLTLIMTSSGAPGLPMPSPALMQLLARRGAPNREVAIEQQADLLAALGSPEVVDDRKSLLNQAAVSYDRAFNPEGVKRQILAILAEPSRVALLDRLRVPTLVVHGTADPLLPVMHGVHLAAHIQGSQLKLIPGLAHRFQEAFKAPLLAAVLPYLDAQRLDDAHVAGL encoded by the coding sequence ATGCGTTTATTCATTCTGCTGGCCGCACTGCTGTGCGGCCTGCCTGTTTTTGCCGCGTCGCAGTGCGATGCCAATGTACCCACCGAACACGCCCAGTTGAGCGACGTCAACCTGGCCTACCAAAGCATCGGCCGGGCCACGGACCCAGCCTTGCTGCTGGTGATGGGCCTTGGTGGCCAGTTGATTCACTGGCCCGACGAGGTGGTGGTGGCGCTGTGCGAGCAGGGCTTTCGGGTGATCCGCTACGACAACCGTGACGTGGGGCTGTCGACCTGGACGCAGCCACCGACCAGCGCCAACCTGACGTTCGAAGTGTTGCGCTACAAGTTGGGCCTGCCGGTGTCGGCGCCCTACAGCCTCACCGACATGGCGCAAGACGGCCTGGGCCTGATGGACGCCCTGCACGTTCAGCGCTTTCATGTGTTGGGTGCGAGCATGGGCGGCATGATCGCCCAGCACCTGGCCGACATGGCGCCCCGGCGGGTGGAAAGCCTGACCTTGATCATGACCAGCTCTGGCGCCCCAGGCTTGCCGATGCCCAGCCCTGCGCTGATGCAGTTGCTGGCCCGGCGTGGCGCGCCGAACCGGGAGGTGGCCATCGAGCAACAGGCCGACCTGTTGGCGGCGTTGGGCAGCCCCGAGGTGGTGGATGACCGCAAGAGCCTGTTGAACCAGGCGGCGGTGTCCTATGACCGGGCGTTCAACCCTGAAGGGGTGAAGCGCCAGATATTGGCCATCCTGGCCGAACCCAGCCGCGTGGCGCTGCTTGATCGCCTGCGGGTGCCGACCCTGGTGGTGCATGGCACGGCCGACCCGTTGTTGCCGGTGATGCACGGGGTGCACCTGGCGGCGCATATCCAGGGCAGCCAGTTGAAGTTGATCCCGGGGTTGGCGCATCGTTTTCAGGAGGCGTTCAAGGCGCCGTTGTTGGCGGCGGTGTTGCCTTATCTGGACGCGCAGCGGTTGGATGATGCCCATGTGGCGGGGTTGTAG
- the metE gene encoding 5-methyltetrahydropteroyltriglutamate--homocysteine S-methyltransferase, which yields MALAHNLGFPRIGADRELKKALEAYWKGDLDQAGLRQVGRELRARHWQVQKDAGIELLPVGDFAWYDQVLAHSVAFGAIPARFQPANGSNGLPTLDTLFAMARGASACCGGAHGEAQYAQELTKWFDTNYHYLVPEFTADQRFLLSWDQLFEEVDEAHALGHKVKPVLIGPLTYLWLGKAKGEGFDTLDLLERLLPVYGEILGRLARQGVEWVQIDEPILTLDLPQAWKNAFERAYHILQYSPLKKLVATYFGGLEDNLGLATGLPVDGLHIDLVRAPEQLAAVLDRLPTYKVLSVGVVNGRNVWRCELEAALERLKPAQQRFGANLWVAGSCSLLHSPVDLRREDRLDAELKSWLAFAVQKCDEIAVLGAALDHPQAPQVQAALNQSRAVQASRQASSRIHKPQVQARLQAIKPADSQRHAPFAQRIEAQRARLQLPAFPTTTIGSFPQTSAIRLARQAFKQGKLSANDYLDAMNSEIRHAVKIQERLGLDVLVHGEAERNDMVEYFAEQLDGYLFTRFGWVQSYGSRCVKPAVIYGDLSRPKAMTVEWIRYAQGLTDKVMKGMLTGPVTMLMWSFAREDVSRRVQAQQLALAIRDEVLDLEAAGIKIVQIDEAAFREGLPLRRADWQAYLDWAVEAFRLCASGVRDETQIHTHMCYSEFNDVIQAIAAMDADVITIETSRSDMELLEAFKAFDYPNDIGPGVYDIHSPRVPDTAEMVKLMSKAVQRIPSERLWVNPDCGLKTRGWAETEAALVNMVAAARQLRSQLA from the coding sequence ATGGCATTGGCCCACAACCTCGGTTTCCCACGCATCGGCGCCGATCGCGAACTGAAAAAAGCCCTGGAAGCCTATTGGAAGGGTGATCTGGACCAAGCCGGCCTGCGCCAAGTGGGCCGTGAACTGCGTGCCCGGCACTGGCAAGTGCAAAAGGACGCCGGCATCGAGCTGCTGCCCGTCGGCGACTTCGCCTGGTACGACCAGGTATTGGCCCATTCGGTGGCCTTCGGCGCCATCCCCGCGCGCTTCCAGCCGGCCAACGGCAGCAATGGCTTGCCGACCCTGGACACACTGTTCGCCATGGCCCGTGGTGCCAGCGCCTGCTGCGGCGGTGCCCACGGTGAAGCGCAATATGCCCAGGAGCTGACCAAATGGTTCGACACCAACTACCACTACCTGGTCCCGGAATTTACCGCTGACCAGCGCTTTCTGCTCAGCTGGGACCAACTGTTCGAAGAGGTCGACGAAGCCCATGCCCTGGGCCACAAGGTCAAGCCGGTGCTGATCGGCCCGCTGACTTACCTGTGGCTGGGCAAGGCCAAGGGCGAGGGCTTCGACACGCTCGACCTGCTGGAGCGCCTGCTGCCGGTGTACGGTGAAATCCTCGGTCGCCTGGCGCGCCAGGGGGTTGAATGGGTGCAGATCGACGAGCCGATCCTGACCCTGGACCTGCCGCAGGCGTGGAAAAACGCCTTCGAGCGTGCCTACCACATCTTGCAGTACTCGCCGCTGAAAAAGCTGGTGGCCACCTACTTCGGCGGCCTGGAAGACAACCTCGGCCTGGCCACGGGCCTGCCGGTGGATGGCCTGCACATCGATCTGGTACGCGCCCCCGAGCAATTGGCCGCGGTGCTGGATCGCCTGCCCACCTACAAGGTGTTGTCGGTGGGCGTGGTCAACGGCCGCAACGTCTGGCGTTGCGAATTGGAGGCGGCGCTCGAGCGTTTGAAGCCCGCCCAGCAACGTTTCGGTGCCAACCTCTGGGTGGCCGGTTCCTGCTCGTTGCTGCACAGCCCGGTCGACCTGCGCCGCGAAGACCGCCTGGATGCCGAGCTTAAAAGCTGGCTGGCCTTTGCCGTGCAAAAGTGCGACGAGATCGCCGTGCTCGGTGCCGCGCTGGACCACCCGCAAGCGCCACAGGTGCAGGCCGCGCTCAACCAGAGCCGTGCGGTGCAGGCTAGCCGCCAGGCCTCGTCGCGCATTCACAAGCCGCAGGTTCAGGCCCGTCTGCAGGCGATCAAGCCCGCCGACAGCCAGCGCCATGCGCCTTTCGCCCAGCGCATCGAGGCCCAGCGTGCACGCCTGCAATTGCCTGCGTTCCCGACGACAACCATCGGTTCGTTCCCGCAAACCTCGGCCATTCGCCTGGCGCGCCAGGCCTTCAAGCAGGGCAAGTTGTCGGCCAACGACTACCTTGATGCGATGAACAGCGAGATCCGCCATGCGGTGAAAATCCAGGAGCGCCTGGGCCTGGATGTGCTGGTGCACGGTGAAGCCGAGCGCAATGACATGGTCGAGTATTTCGCCGAACAACTGGACGGCTACCTGTTCACCCGCTTCGGCTGGGTGCAGAGCTACGGCTCGCGTTGCGTGAAACCGGCAGTGATCTACGGTGACCTGAGCCGGCCCAAGGCAATGACCGTGGAGTGGATTCGCTACGCCCAGGGCCTGACCGACAAGGTGATGAAGGGCATGCTCACCGGCCCCGTGACCATGCTGATGTGGTCCTTCGCGCGCGAAGACGTGTCGCGCAGGGTGCAGGCCCAGCAACTGGCGCTGGCGATTCGCGACGAAGTGCTGGACCTGGAAGCAGCCGGCATCAAGATCGTGCAGATAGACGAAGCCGCCTTCCGCGAAGGCCTGCCGCTGCGCAGGGCCGACTGGCAGGCCTACCTGGACTGGGCCGTGGAAGCCTTCCGCCTGTGCGCCAGCGGCGTGCGCGACGAAACCCAGATCCACACCCACATGTGCTACAGCGAATTCAACGACGTGATCCAGGCCATCGCGGCCATGGATGCCGACGTGATCACCATCGAAACCTCGCGCTCGGACATGGAGTTGCTGGAAGCCTTCAAGGCGTTCGACTACCCCAACGACATCGGCCCAGGCGTGTATGACATCCACTCGCCACGGGTGCCGGACACGGCCGAGATGGTCAAGCTGATGAGCAAGGCAGTGCAGCGCATCCCCTCCGAGCGGTTGTGGGTGAACCCCGACTGCGGCTTGAAGACCCGCGGCTGGGCCGAGACCGAGGCGGCGTTGGTGAACATGGTGGCGGCGGCGCGGCAGTTGCGCTCCCAACTGGCCTGA